The sequence CGCCTAATACAAGTAGCAGTAACAACGAACCGAGAAACCCCCACTCCTCAGCCAACACCGAAAACACAAAATCAGTGTGTTGAATCGGAAGAAAATCGAGTTGCGTTTGCGTCCCGCCCAAAAATCCTTTTCCGGTGAATCCGCCGCTCCCCACCGCAATTTTCGATTGGATACTCTGGTACCCTTTTCCCAATGGATCGTTATCCGGATTCAGAAACGTGAGAATCCGGTTCCGTTGGTATTCGTGGAGTTTGGTTTGCCAAATCCACGGGGTAAGCCAACTGACAATACCGCCTCCCATTAAGCTCATGGCAATCGTCTTAATACTCCCGCCACTGAACCGGATCGCGAGACCACCAACGACGAGGATGATGATAACAAAAATCGGATGCATGGAAACAATCATCGCGACAAACGGCACTGCAAATGCCAACATGCCCGATAATGGATAACCCGACCAGATGAGTAGTGTCATTGCCGGAGCAAGAAAAATGGTCGAGGTCGCTAAATCAGGTTGAGCAGCCACCAGCATCATCGGCAAAATCGCAATGGTGAAGACACCAAGCAGTGTAACCGGTTGTGCAGCATGTCCAGCTCGGTCGCCTAACCATCTTGCTAAGGCGATAATTACACCCAATTTCATAAGCTCCGATGGTTGGAACCGCACACCCGCAATTTCTATCCAACGAACCGCTCCCATCCCTAATTTGCCGAAAAGTTCAACGCCCGCCAAGAGTAGGAAACATCCTAACCAAAGGATGTACGCAATATCATAGACCCGGGTCAACGGAGTGAAATAGGCAAACACTCCAACGGCAATCCCGACTCCGATATAAAGCAAATGAAACCGTGCGGTGGTCGACCAACCGCCGGTATCGGGATGTGTCGCCGAGAATACGACAATCAATCCAATAAATAGGAGAGCGATCCAACAGGCAAATAGATACCAATCGAATTCGCGGCTGACGTGGATTGCGAGCTTCATTCCGCCGCTCCCCCGCTATGTTCGCCCGTCGAGGAAGTTCCCACTTCAATTCCTTCGGTCGAGCGACCGAGGTAGGTGCCGATGATATCGAACGCGATTGGCGCGGCATACACGCTGCCCCAACCGACATTCTCCACCAACACTGCGACCGCAATTTTCGGCGAATCGAACGGTGCGAAACAAACGAACCATGCATGATCGTCGCCGTGGGGATTCTGCGCTGTACCAGTCTTTCCGGCAGCATCGTAGCCAAGTTTCTCAAAGCGATGTGCCGTTCCTGACGGAGAATGAACCGTCTCTCGCATCGCCCGGCGGATGAAATCGACAATCCACGGTTGCATTTGAGTATCGACTTTATTCGTTACTAAAGGTTTCCATCCGCTATGCGACGTATCGGAAATCGCCCGTACGATATGGGGCACCCGATACCAACCGCCATTCGCCCACATCGCGGCATAGCACGCCTGTTGCAACGGCGTTACCAGAATTTCCCCTTGTCCGATGCCTAAATTCGCCATCGTGCCGGCGCCCCACTGGTACTTCCGTTTTTCGTACCAGGATGCCGATGGAGCAAGTCCCGCACTCTCGGCATCGAGATCGACCCGCGTTCGTCTCCCGAACCCGATGCGATTCATCATCGCATATAATCGACCTAATCCGACTCGTTGTCCGAGCACGTAATAATACACGTCGCAGGAAGCGGCTATCGACATCTGCGCACGGGTACCACCATGTCCTTTTTTATTGGAATCCTTGAAATAACGATTGCCAATTTGAATACCGCCGCCACAAAAAATGGCAGTATTCGTATCGATTGCGCCGCTCTCTAAACCGGCGGCAAGCGTCGTCATCTTGAATGTTGAACCGGGGGGATATGCCGCTTGCTATGCACGATTGAAAAGCGGCTTCCCTTCGTCTTCCGACAACTGTTGCCACACTTTTCCTGATATTGCACCATCGAATAATTGCGGGGGAAACGACGGCGCCGACGCTAAACAGAGAATTTCTCCGGTACTCGGTTCGATTGCGACAACCGCTCCGCTGTGTCCGGTAAGTAACGATTCTGCCCGCATCTGTAATCGTAAATCGATGCTTAATTGTAATGGTACGCCGGGACCGGGCGGCAAATCCGGCATTTCTTCCACCGTACCTAATTCGCGGCCCGAAACATCTACCAACCGGTAACGTCCGCCTGGTCTTCCCCGGAGTAGTGAGTCGTACGTTTTTTCGATCCCTTTCCGGCCGATCATTGTACCGGAAAAGAGATTCGGGTCTTTTAATACTTCCGCTTCGTTCGGTTCACTCACATATCCTAAAAAATGCGCGCCAACTCCTGCCGTATAATGCCGTTTCGCTTCCTGTTCAATTGAGATGCCGGGGAACTCTGTGCGCAACTCTTCCAATTTTGCAATATC comes from bacterium and encodes:
- a CDS encoding rod shape-determining protein RodA, with protein sequence MKLAIHVSREFDWYLFACWIALLFIGLIVVFSATHPDTGGWSTTARFHLLYIGVGIAVGVFAYFTPLTRVYDIAYILWLGCFLLLAGVELFGKLGMGAVRWIEIAGVRFQPSELMKLGVIIALARWLGDRAGHAAQPVTLLGVFTIAILPMMLVAAQPDLATSTIFLAPAMTLLIWSGYPLSGMLAFAVPFVAMIVSMHPIFVIIILVVGGLAIRFSGGSIKTIAMSLMGGGIVSWLTPWIWQTKLHEYQRNRILTFLNPDNDPLGKGYQSIQSKIAVGSGGFTGKGFLGGTQTQLDFLPIQHTDFVFSVLAEEWGFLGSLLLLLVLGVLFWRLWGQAYRAKNRNGGLLLAGIAGLWVYQIFVNVAMTLGLMPVAGIR